Proteins encoded within one genomic window of Mycolicibacterium monacense:
- a CDS encoding acyl-CoA dehydrogenase family protein → MPRTPWTAPLTAAETDRWDAVADEVGQLLARDALQRDRANQQPDAELKLLKDSGLANLLIPREFGGHGGQWSTGLRAVRILARHDASIAQILSYHYCNQASIVFFGEPARWEHWFTASAQGSWLWGDAVNPVDPDLVLSPDGDGYRLDGRKRFATGASTGDVTLVMAAHDGRVLALVVEHDRDGVEFAGDWDALGQRLSASGSVDFHDVAVAPGDVLGEVADEPYSTLVTPGVQLGFGNLYLGIAEGALARARQLTLDRRGAWLLSSVEHYSRDPFVQRVFGELLSRTAAVEALADRWNTRFDAAIARGADVTAADRTEVEIGIAQLKVVATETALEVAHRVYEVTGSSSARSEVGLDLFWRNIRTHSLHDPVDYKKLEVGAHYLTGDVQPITLYT, encoded by the coding sequence GTGCCACGTACACCCTGGACCGCGCCGCTGACCGCCGCCGAGACCGACCGCTGGGACGCCGTCGCCGACGAGGTCGGCCAACTGCTCGCCCGCGACGCGCTGCAACGCGACCGCGCCAACCAGCAACCCGACGCCGAGCTGAAATTGCTCAAGGACTCGGGCCTGGCCAACCTGCTGATCCCGCGGGAGTTCGGTGGGCACGGTGGCCAGTGGTCGACCGGTCTGCGCGCCGTGCGGATCCTGGCGCGCCACGACGCGTCGATCGCGCAGATCCTGAGCTACCACTACTGCAATCAGGCGAGCATCGTGTTCTTCGGCGAGCCCGCCCGCTGGGAGCACTGGTTCACCGCATCCGCGCAGGGCAGTTGGCTGTGGGGCGACGCCGTGAACCCCGTCGACCCCGATCTGGTCCTCAGCCCCGACGGCGACGGGTATCGGCTCGACGGGCGTAAGCGGTTCGCCACCGGGGCATCGACCGGCGACGTCACGCTGGTGATGGCCGCTCATGACGGACGGGTGCTGGCGCTGGTGGTCGAACACGACCGCGACGGTGTGGAATTCGCCGGTGACTGGGACGCTCTGGGCCAGCGCCTGTCGGCCAGCGGCAGCGTCGACTTCCACGATGTCGCGGTCGCGCCCGGCGACGTGCTCGGCGAGGTGGCCGACGAACCGTACTCGACGCTCGTCACGCCCGGGGTTCAGCTCGGCTTCGGCAACCTCTACCTCGGGATCGCCGAGGGGGCGTTGGCCCGGGCGCGGCAGTTGACGCTCGACCGCCGTGGCGCGTGGCTGCTCAGCAGTGTCGAGCACTATTCGCGGGACCCGTTCGTGCAGCGAGTGTTCGGTGAGCTGCTGTCCCGGACCGCTGCCGTCGAGGCGCTGGCCGACCGGTGGAACACCCGCTTCGACGCAGCCATCGCGCGGGGTGCGGACGTCACCGCCGCGGATCGAACCGAGGTGGAGATCGGGATCGCCCAGCTCAAGGTGGTGGCCACCGAGACGGCGCTGGAGGTGGCCCACCGGGTCTACGAGGTCACCGGGTCCAGTTCGGCGCGAAGCGAAGTGGGGCTCGACCTGTTCTGGCGCAACATCCGCACCCACTCGCTGCACGACCCCGTCGACTACAAGAAGCTCGAAGTCGGTGCCCACTATCTGACCGGTGACGTGCAGCCGATCACCCTGTACACCTAG
- a CDS encoding ABC transporter ATP-binding protein: MSTIELAGLTKTYGHSTVVDDVTLTLPDGSLTVLVGPSGCGKSTTLRIVAGLEAADGGVVRIGDRDVTRATPRDRDVAMVFQNYALYPHLSVAGNIAFPLRNNGVARDEVTRRVGEAAERVGITALLDRKPRQLSGGQQQRVAIARALVRTPAVFLFDEPLSNLDAKLRVELRSEIRRLQQETGITALYVTHDQEEAMTIADQLVVLNAGRIAQKGTPEELYRRPANTFVAGFIGSPSMNLVPGDGVPMVVTGSGDVTLGVRPEDLLVTPSPSGTGRVELVELLGPRYVLIVRAGAHRLTAVIEAATVAAWPAVPAVGDAVEVAVRPERVHKFDQASGERISSGPMAS; the protein is encoded by the coding sequence GTGAGCACCATCGAACTGGCCGGTCTGACAAAGACATACGGACACAGCACCGTCGTCGACGACGTCACACTGACCCTGCCGGACGGGTCGTTGACCGTCCTGGTCGGACCGTCGGGATGCGGGAAGTCCACGACGCTGCGGATCGTCGCCGGGCTCGAGGCGGCCGACGGGGGAGTGGTGCGCATCGGGGATCGCGACGTCACCCGCGCCACCCCGCGCGACCGCGACGTCGCGATGGTGTTCCAGAACTACGCGCTCTACCCGCACCTGTCCGTGGCGGGCAACATCGCGTTTCCGTTGCGCAACAACGGCGTCGCCCGGGATGAGGTGACGCGGCGCGTCGGCGAGGCCGCCGAGCGGGTCGGCATCACCGCGCTGCTCGACCGCAAACCACGCCAGCTCTCCGGCGGTCAGCAGCAGCGGGTGGCGATCGCCCGAGCGCTGGTCCGCACGCCTGCGGTGTTCCTGTTCGACGAACCGCTGAGCAACCTCGACGCCAAGCTGCGCGTCGAATTGCGTTCGGAAATCCGGCGGCTGCAGCAGGAGACCGGGATCACCGCACTCTACGTCACCCACGACCAGGAGGAGGCGATGACGATCGCCGACCAACTCGTCGTCCTGAACGCCGGGCGCATCGCGCAGAAGGGCACCCCCGAGGAGTTGTACCGGAGGCCGGCCAACACCTTCGTCGCGGGGTTCATCGGATCGCCGTCGATGAACCTCGTGCCCGGCGACGGAGTGCCGATGGTGGTGACCGGCTCCGGCGACGTGACGCTCGGGGTGCGGCCCGAGGACCTGCTGGTGACGCCGTCGCCCTCCGGTACGGGCCGCGTCGAGCTGGTCGAACTGCTAGGCCCGCGGTACGTGCTGATCGTGCGGGCGGGGGCGCACCGGTTGACGGCGGTCATCGAGGCCGCGACTGTCGCGGCGTGGCCCGCCGTCCCCGCGGTCGGGGATGCGGTCGAGGTCGCCGTCCGGCCCGAACGGGTGCACAAGTTCGACCAAGCTTCGGGAGAACGGATCAGCTCGGGTCCGATGGCGTCCTAG
- a CDS encoding alpha/beta hydrolase encodes MALTIDPEVAAARPDLTGLPPAYLDVGDLDIFRDEDVDYARRLAAAGVAAELHVHPGCPHGFDAFGFDTSVSRRAMADRIRRLRQL; translated from the coding sequence GTGGCACTGACCATCGATCCCGAGGTCGCCGCGGCGCGGCCCGACCTCACCGGTCTGCCACCCGCCTATCTGGACGTCGGAGATCTGGACATCTTCCGCGACGAGGACGTCGACTACGCCCGTCGCCTCGCCGCGGCGGGGGTGGCGGCCGAACTCCACGTCCATCCCGGATGCCCACACGGATTCGATGCGTTCGGATTCGACACCTCGGTGTCGCGACGGGCGATGGCCGACCGGATCCGCCGGCTGCGCCAGCTGTAG